From a region of the Candidatus Bathyarchaeia archaeon genome:
- a CDS encoding pyridoxal phosphate-dependent aminotransferase, translating to MSRGEVNHLTGPSMFIGVNSDDIISFGSGQPDLPPPDNVFKVLPNFTSFKYGPIQGQRHLMEALALEHNVPPENVVITNGASEAIDLCFSTLLKPGDRVLLTKPYYYAYPRLVEINKGVPTYTRLVKGKIDLEDFRRGVEGCKAVLVNSPGNPTGSVQSPKILSEIEKVCNDLKVYLIFDEVYCNLIYEGEHYSPRGEYVVNVNSFSKTFAMCGLRVGYLYSDNDELIRSIVEQKTYKSMNTSILSQEMAYEALKAPKSFIKKHLDIWRRRRDLIYKGLLELGFDLWKPEGAFYVFPRVEKPGEMVWNLYKHYKVITYLGEWFGVEDRIRLSYALDARKIEEGLKRIKKYLTESSTS from the coding sequence ATGTCTAGGGGCGAGGTCAACCACCTTACAGGGCCTTCTATGTTTATCGGGGTGAACAGCGACGACATCATCAGCTTTGGAAGCGGCCAACCGGATCTTCCCCCACCGGATAACGTGTTTAAGGTGCTTCCAAACTTCACCTCATTTAAATATGGGCCGATTCAAGGTCAGAGGCATTTGATGGAAGCCTTAGCCCTCGAGCATAACGTTCCCCCAGAAAATGTCGTCATCACAAATGGGGCCTCGGAGGCCATAGATCTATGTTTTTCCACATTGCTGAAACCCGGCGACAGAGTCCTCCTCACCAAACCATACTACTACGCGTATCCACGACTCGTGGAGATCAATAAGGGCGTTCCAACCTATACAAGGCTGGTGAAAGGGAAGATCGACTTAGAGGACTTCAGGAGAGGTGTAGAAGGCTGCAAAGCAGTGTTGGTGAACTCGCCTGGCAACCCAACAGGCAGCGTTCAAAGCCCTAAGATTTTAAGCGAAATTGAGAAAGTCTGCAATGACTTAAAGGTCTACCTGATTTTCGACGAGGTTTACTGCAACCTAATCTACGAGGGGGAGCATTACTCCCCGAGAGGCGAATACGTGGTTAACGTGAACTCCTTTTCTAAAACCTTCGCGATGTGCGGTTTAAGGGTAGGATACCTTTACTCCGACAACGATGAATTGATCCGATCGATCGTAGAGCAGAAAACCTACAAGTCGATGAACACTTCGATCCTCTCCCAGGAGATGGCTTATGAAGCGTTAAAGGCCCCTAAGAGCTTCATCAAAAAACACTTGGACATATGGAGGAGGCGAAGGGACCTCATATACAAAGGGCTCTTGGAGTTGGGGTTCGACTTATGGAAACCAGAAGGCGCCTTCTACGTTTTCCCCAGAGTAGAGAAACCGGGTGAAATGGTCTGGAACCTATATAAACATTATAAGGTCATCACATATCTGGGAGAGTGGTTCGGGGTCGAGGATCGGATAAGGCTGAGTTACGCTTTAGACGCCCGGAAAATCGAGGAAGGCCTGAAGAGAATTAAAAAATACTTAACAGAGTCCTCTACGAGTTGA
- a CDS encoding 6-phosphofructokinase: protein MTETVGVLTGGGDCPGINAVIRAIVRKGILTYNYEMIGVRNGWKGLIDLDYFHLGLDSVSGILHKGGTILGTSRTNPEKYPNGYERVCKNLRELGLSGLIAIGGEDTLGVANRLHLMGCPIVGVPKTIDNDLYATDSTFGFDTAVNIVMEAIDRLHSTAESHHRVMVVEVMGRHTGWIAVYGGLAGGADAILIPEEPFDIDDVCEIIRRRQARGKNFSIIVVAEGAVPKQLGKSVTSGGVDEFGHVRLGGVGNFLAEEVEKRTGLEARATILGHVQRGGAPTAFDRVLGTRFGVAAIDLVAEEKFGYMVSLRGNKIVPVPLEEAVAKLKTVDMELYEISKIFFG, encoded by the coding sequence TTGACTGAAACAGTTGGGGTTCTAACGGGTGGAGGCGACTGCCCAGGCATAAACGCCGTCATCAGGGCCATCGTCAGAAAGGGAATCCTAACCTACAACTACGAGATGATTGGCGTCAGAAACGGGTGGAAGGGTTTAATCGACCTTGATTACTTCCACCTCGGCCTTGACTCAGTGTCGGGTATACTGCATAAAGGGGGAACGATTCTAGGCACATCTAGGACAAACCCGGAAAAATATCCCAATGGATATGAGAGAGTTTGCAAGAATCTACGGGAACTAGGGTTGAGTGGGCTCATCGCCATAGGTGGGGAGGACACGTTAGGGGTCGCTAATAGGCTTCATTTAATGGGATGCCCCATCGTAGGTGTTCCGAAGACCATTGACAACGATCTATACGCCACGGACTCAACCTTCGGCTTCGACACGGCTGTAAACATCGTCATGGAGGCCATCGATCGCCTTCACTCCACGGCTGAATCCCACCATCGAGTAATGGTGGTTGAGGTGATGGGTAGACACACAGGTTGGATAGCGGTTTACGGCGGCCTCGCGGGGGGAGCTGACGCCATACTGATCCCCGAAGAGCCCTTTGACATCGATGACGTATGCGAAATCATTAGAAGGAGACAGGCTCGAGGAAAGAACTTCAGCATCATCGTGGTTGCGGAGGGAGCTGTCCCCAAACAGTTAGGTAAATCCGTGACCTCGGGGGGAGTGGATGAGTTTGGACACGTCAGGCTTGGAGGCGTAGGAAACTTTTTGGCGGAGGAGGTTGAAAAGAGGACTGGACTGGAGGCTAGGGCCACCATCCTAGGCCACGTACAGAGAGGGGGAGCCCCCACGGCTTTCGACAGAGTTTTGGGAACAAGGTTTGGAGTCGCGGCCATAGACTTGGTGGCCGAAGAAAAATTCGGCTACATGGTCAGCTTAAGGGGCAATAAAATCGTTCCCGTACCGTTGGAAGAGGCGGTCGCGAAGCTAAAAACAGTGGACATGGAGCTATACGAGATCTCAAAAATCTTCTTTGGTTGA
- a CDS encoding class II fructose-bisphosphate aldolase, whose protein sequence is MDLGLVNTREMLENAYKEGYAVPGYNFNNMEQLQAIMKACSETRSPVILQVSKGAREYANQTLLRYMAMGAVKMVRELGSHIPVALHLDHGDSFELCKACVDNGFSSVMIDGSFLPYEENVALTRKVVEYAHQFDVTVEGELGVLAGIEEEVSAEKSHYTNPKEVKDFVEKTGVDSLAISIGTSHGAYKFKLKPGEPLPTLRFDILEEVARRLPGFPIVLHGASSILPKYVQIINEFGGNLEGAVGIPEDQLRKAAQSAVCKINIDSDGRLVFTAIVRKYLAENPKEFDPRKYLGAARKELIEMIKQKNIDVLGSAWRA, encoded by the coding sequence ATGGACCTAGGCTTGGTGAATACGAGGGAAATGCTTGAAAACGCCTACAAGGAAGGGTACGCTGTTCCAGGGTACAACTTCAATAACATGGAGCAGCTGCAAGCCATCATGAAAGCCTGCTCTGAGACCCGATCCCCAGTTATTTTACAGGTTTCGAAGGGAGCTCGAGAATACGCTAACCAAACCCTGTTGAGGTACATGGCCATGGGGGCTGTTAAAATGGTCAGAGAACTCGGTAGCCATATACCTGTAGCCCTGCACTTAGATCACGGCGACAGCTTCGAGCTTTGTAAAGCCTGCGTGGATAACGGCTTTTCTTCGGTGATGATCGACGGCTCATTCCTACCCTACGAGGAGAATGTGGCTTTAACGAGGAAAGTAGTGGAGTATGCCCACCAGTTTGACGTAACCGTTGAAGGCGAATTAGGCGTTCTCGCCGGCATTGAGGAAGAGGTCAGCGCTGAGAAATCCCATTACACCAACCCTAAGGAGGTTAAGGATTTCGTAGAGAAGACTGGTGTTGACAGCCTAGCCATCTCCATAGGGACCTCCCATGGAGCGTATAAGTTTAAGCTAAAGCCTGGAGAGCCTCTGCCTACTCTTAGGTTCGACATCTTGGAGGAGGTCGCTAGAAGGCTGCCTGGATTCCCCATCGTTTTACATGGAGCCTCATCCATCCTTCCCAAATACGTGCAAATCATAAACGAGTTTGGGGGAAACTTGGAGGGAGCGGTTGGAATACCTGAGGATCAGTTGAGGAAGGCGGCTCAGTCAGCGGTTTGCAAGATCAACATAGACAGCGACGGCCGCCTCGTCTTCACCGCGATCGTAAGGAAATATCTAGCGGAGAATCCTAAGGAGTTTGATCCCAGAAAATACCTTGGAGCGGCGAGGAAGGAGCTTATCGAGATGATAAAGCAGAAAAACATTGATGTTCTAGGCTCGGCTTGGAGGGCGTAA
- a CDS encoding arginine--tRNA ligase — protein sequence MSYFFREFREECVKALMKALTHFGVLEERLRASINLPPRPEFGELSSSICFDIGKDLGQSPREIAGEVLRKVDYTVFKYVSRVEEAGGGYVNFHLNYAQASPRILTEVLENSCAYGYVKAEHPLRIVVEHTSVNPVHAIHIGQARNTVLGDSIARILKARGHSVKTRYYVDDMGRQSAILAYGYSRLGSEEFEGKIDHFLGSVYSLTNCIMEVKSLKRRIDETPPDRIEELNQLRAKLDEWVSIAAELQEKHPMLFEKLTTLVEDDAEANVGKLIRDYEQKEPSAVEAIRRVSSLCLEGFKETLRRLEVEFDSWDWESDLVWSSAVGKILEELKKTGYVREVEGVLELESERIVDDLNLREKLQLTGRYSLPPLTLARSDGTTLYTLRDIAYTLRKFEEADKVVNVIGAEQRLAQIHVKAALYALRKPSYADNLIHFAFGLVEMPGYKMSSRRGRFITLDSVMMESIKRAEVEVEKRSKNLPEEEKRKIAETIAISAVKYTLLSVDPSKTVVFTWDRVLSLEKNSAPFINYAYTRAVGILNKAPSLKAQPDFKLLVHPLEKALILRVATFPEVFEEAAEKLRPENLANYSNELAEIFHEYYEKVNVIRAESEELKSARVGLVKAVKIVLENAMSLLGVKLTPKM from the coding sequence GTGAGTTATTTCTTCCGGGAGTTCCGAGAAGAATGCGTTAAGGCTTTGATGAAAGCCTTAACGCATTTTGGAGTATTAGAAGAGAGGTTGAGAGCGTCCATTAATCTGCCTCCAAGGCCGGAGTTTGGGGAGCTTTCATCCTCGATTTGCTTTGATATCGGGAAAGATCTGGGTCAAAGCCCTAGAGAGATCGCTGGAGAAGTGTTAAGGAAAGTCGATTACACGGTTTTTAAGTATGTTTCACGCGTCGAGGAGGCGGGTGGAGGATACGTTAACTTTCACCTCAACTATGCTCAAGCTTCACCCCGCATTTTAACTGAGGTCTTAGAAAACAGCTGCGCGTACGGATATGTGAAAGCTGAACACCCATTGAGAATTGTTGTTGAGCATACTAGTGTTAACCCTGTGCACGCCATTCATATAGGACAAGCCCGAAACACAGTGCTCGGAGACTCCATCGCGAGGATCCTTAAAGCCAGGGGGCACTCGGTGAAAACGCGTTACTACGTCGACGACATGGGGAGGCAATCGGCCATTTTAGCATACGGGTACTCGAGGCTCGGAAGCGAAGAGTTCGAAGGTAAAATCGACCACTTCCTAGGGAGCGTATACAGCTTGACGAATTGCATAATGGAAGTGAAATCACTGAAAAGAAGAATCGATGAAACCCCACCGGATCGAATAGAGGAGTTGAACCAGCTCAGGGCGAAGCTTGACGAATGGGTTTCCATCGCCGCCGAGCTTCAGGAGAAACACCCTATGCTTTTCGAGAAGTTAACCACATTAGTAGAAGACGACGCGGAAGCGAATGTTGGAAAGTTGATCAGGGATTACGAGCAAAAGGAGCCGTCGGCGGTTGAAGCCATCAGAAGGGTCAGCTCCCTATGCTTGGAAGGGTTTAAGGAAACCTTGAGGAGACTTGAAGTCGAGTTCGACAGCTGGGATTGGGAAAGCGATCTCGTTTGGAGTAGCGCGGTGGGAAAAATCCTCGAGGAGTTGAAGAAGACCGGTTATGTCCGCGAGGTAGAGGGGGTATTGGAGCTTGAATCCGAGAGAATCGTAGACGACCTGAATCTCAGGGAAAAACTTCAGCTTACAGGAAGATATAGTCTGCCGCCTTTAACACTCGCCAGATCCGATGGAACCACCCTATACACCCTTAGAGACATAGCCTACACTCTGCGAAAGTTTGAAGAAGCCGATAAGGTCGTCAACGTGATCGGAGCCGAGCAACGATTAGCCCAAATTCATGTGAAAGCCGCGTTATACGCCTTGAGGAAGCCTAGTTACGCCGACAACCTAATCCACTTCGCCTTCGGCCTAGTCGAAATGCCAGGTTACAAGATGTCCAGCCGTAGGGGTCGATTCATAACATTGGACTCCGTTATGATGGAGTCCATCAAAAGAGCCGAAGTCGAGGTGGAAAAAAGGTCGAAAAACCTCCCGGAAGAGGAGAAAAGAAAGATCGCTGAAACCATCGCCATCTCAGCGGTAAAATACACCTTACTCAGCGTCGACCCCTCAAAAACTGTGGTATTCACATGGGACAGGGTGTTAAGCCTCGAGAAGAACAGCGCCCCATTCATCAACTACGCCTACACTAGGGCTGTCGGCATCCTCAATAAAGCCCCCAGCTTAAAAGCCCAACCCGACTTCAAGCTACTGGTCCATCCTCTAGAAAAAGCTTTAATCCTACGCGTCGCCACGTTTCCCGAGGTGTTCGAGGAGGCGGCTGAGAAACTTAGACCAGAAAACCTAGCTAACTATTCTAACGAATTGGCCGAAATCTTCCACGAGTATTATGAGAAGGTAAATGTCATCAGGGCTGAAAGCGAGGAGTTAAAATCTGCGAGAGTAGGGCTGGTGAAGGCGGTTAAAATAGTGTTAGAAAACGCCATGTCACTCCTAGGAGTGAAACTTACCCCTAAAATGTAG
- a CDS encoding ABC transporter ATP-binding protein — protein sequence MELLKVEKLTKEYGSVKALDGVSFTLKSGVLAALIGPNGSGKTTLLKILAGLLEKTSGTIIFNGSSITSDNLDYLRWNVTMVFQRSVMFNTTVYKNVAFGLKARGFSGKEVERNVRDVLKLLQLEELAHRNARRLSGGEQQRVSLARALVLKPKLLLLDEPTVNLDPKNAALIEEVVGGLIGGGGMSILMATHSLEQATRLASEAAVMRGGKLVMHGEIGEVYRRLSSPLMGYVNVDNLFKGTAAPMEDGLSMVDLGSGVRIEAVGTLEGEVKVYIDPSDISVSKYMHRSSARNKLWGRVVEASEVDHQLRLKVDVGRVITVTVTRKSFEELGLNIGSRVCLSFKSSSIKVL from the coding sequence ATGGAATTGTTGAAAGTTGAAAAGTTAACTAAGGAGTACGGCAGCGTGAAGGCGTTAGATGGGGTTAGCTTCACCTTGAAGAGCGGGGTTTTAGCGGCTTTGATCGGGCCTAATGGGTCGGGAAAGACCACGTTGTTAAAAATTCTTGCTGGGTTGTTGGAGAAAACCTCTGGAACAATCATTTTTAACGGGTCGTCCATCACTAGTGACAATCTCGACTACCTAAGGTGGAACGTGACCATGGTGTTCCAGAGGTCTGTGATGTTCAACACGACGGTTTACAAGAACGTGGCTTTCGGTTTAAAGGCTAGGGGGTTTTCGGGAAAGGAGGTTGAAAGAAATGTAAGGGATGTGTTGAAGCTTCTTCAACTGGAAGAATTGGCCCATAGAAACGCTCGAAGACTCTCAGGGGGTGAGCAGCAGAGGGTGTCCCTGGCGAGGGCCTTAGTGTTGAAACCTAAACTGTTGCTGCTCGACGAGCCGACGGTGAACCTGGATCCGAAAAACGCGGCGTTGATAGAGGAAGTGGTTGGAGGGTTGATCGGTGGGGGGGGCATGTCGATTTTAATGGCCACCCATAGTCTAGAACAGGCGACTCGGCTAGCCTCTGAAGCCGCGGTGATGCGCGGTGGGAAGCTGGTTATGCACGGTGAGATTGGTGAAGTCTACAGACGGCTATCATCCCCCTTGATGGGTTACGTTAATGTTGATAACCTGTTTAAGGGGACCGCTGCTCCAATGGAGGATGGGCTGTCGATGGTGGATTTGGGAAGCGGAGTGAGAATCGAGGCTGTAGGCACCCTTGAAGGCGAGGTGAAAGTGTACATCGACCCCTCAGACATTTCCGTTTCAAAGTACATGCATAGGAGTAGCGCGAGGAATAAGCTGTGGGGCAGGGTTGTCGAAGCCTCGGAAGTGGACCATCAACTCCGGTTGAAGGTGGATGTGGGTAGGGTCATAACCGTGACCGTTACGAGGAAATCGTTTGAGGAGTTGGGGTTGAACATTGGCTCGAGGGTTTGTCTCAGCTTTAAGTCTTCGTCCATAAAGGTTCTATAA